The nucleotide sequence TATTCCCTTtcatttgatccacctctacactcaACGCTATCCCTCTGATCACCACTCTTAACAGCACCCTGCAAAGCACACCACAGATTGAGCCCCGAGCCGCACAACTGCAGTCTGACTCAATTTCAAGATCATCAAGGTTCTCAACATAGAATTAAGACCTGCAAATAATATTACTTCGTAATTAGAAGACGTAGGCATGTACACATAATTGCCCAAAAAAGCTttataccatgttttgtgctgctaccatgttggtgtcatgttgtgttgccgccaaatgctatgttgttgtctcttgtcgtgatgtgtgttttgtcctatttgTTTTTAAATCCCAGCCGCgttcccgcaggaggcctttggtaggccgtcattgtaaataagaatttgttctcaactgacttgtctaaataaaacattttacatCTCAACGAAGGTGTATACTCAGGACACTAATCTCTGACTTTAACAGCGCCATTCTTACGCTACTTCGTCATTGCACCTCCTCCGTCGATCTCTCTATTTTGACCCTCAAATTTAAACTCAAGACATGCCATTTCGAAAACGAGTATTTTCCCGCAAACCGGAATACGGGTCTTCACACTTCCTCATTTGATTGGTCGGATAGGTGGGCCTTCTGCGCTGGCATACGCGTCATCACACTCCCTCATCTGATTGGTCGAATAGGCGGGccttttgactttgtggctgtggtaactagtgacaaccaaTAGAAAATTGTCAGCTTATCAATTTGCAGTGGCATCACTCAATGCTGTTCTGACGGTGACTGGGCCTGCTATGCCTGTGTTCCGCGAAGAGGTTCCGGGGTAGTAAATGGTGGGGAAAGGCACATCTCCTGTCGTCAATGACATTAACTAGTAAAGATAATATTGCTACTGTACCGAAGTATCTTAAAAATGGAAATATATTATATTTCTATGAGCCTAACACAGAAATAGTTAGAGGACGCAACATTGTGTCTGTCAAATTATGGAAAACAACTTTCACAGCAGTGGACTTAGCACCTCAGAGCCCGTATGACCTTACAAGTGACGTCAAAAATGTTGTCCCATTAGCGAAGAAGGTGAAGAGGGGGGTGAAAGTGAGGCGGGCTAATTTTGCAGTTCATTCAACCCATCCACTAATGGTCCACTAATTTAGGAGAGTAGGCTAGTCTAGATTATTATTGTCTGTAAACATTCTTTAAACCCAGTGTAATAAAACACATTGTATAAATAATGTATACTCATTCAACCCTTTATTTTGATCTACTAACGAAGTCTGTGATTAGTTTCCAGCGGTGAGTTAAGGTGAAGACACTTAAAGGCAATCATCATGAGTCGCAGCCCAGAAAGGATGTCTTCTTACTGCCGCCACTTCGAGGGCCCCCTCGCCGCCTCCTCTTCCTATCAGGTGCAGATCTCAAGCCCCTCGCCAACTTGTGATGCTGTGGGGAGACGCATGAGAGAAGAGACACATCTGGTGAGTAGTGCAACTCCCACAACACATCTTTACTGTAGAAAGAAGCACGACAGGTCAGAGCTCTTTTAAAAGTGGGCAACAAgtgagttttttttaaatggactctAACAGCCGCTTAGAGATGGATCCCTATGACCTAAAAGCTTGTGTGTGTTTTCCACAGGAGCGTATTGAGGGGCTGAAGCTGGAGATGAAGGTGATGAAGGAAAAGATATCTCTGCTGCTGAGGGAGTACCAGGAGCTGCTCAACATCAAGATGGCCCTGGAGAATGAGATCACCACCTACAGGTGACATCACACCTTCCCCAATAGTCTAAACAGGCTTCTGCTCTTCTCGCGTCTTATCTCCTTCTTGAATAGACAGAAGTGGACAGGTGAAAGCAAATTCACAGTAGGAATCATCCATATTGCTTTCACCTATCCTGGGTTTGTCAGATCTGTGGAGGAGATTAAAAGAGAAGACAAGGAAAGGCAGAAATGCATGTCTTTTGATATGGTTGTTCTTTTGATGTTAGTAAGTGTACGTGTGTTTTGTCATTGCTTCTCTGTGGTTGTGTATTTGTCAGGTCTCTGATCGAGGGCAGGACACCAGTCTCAATACCATGGCACAGAGCATGTCTCtgggtggaggaagagggggcaTGGCCATCAGTGCTAGCATGAGTGCTTGCTCCGCCTCTGCCTCCGTTAGTGCCACTGGGAATGGGTATGGTGCTGGGCAGAGTCCCCAGTAATGGACATAACGGAAACACCAAAGAGGCCCCTATCGGGGCAGTGGAGGTGAAATCAACAGAGAGCTATGAGGAACAGTCAGTGGAGATGACTGAGCGGAAGACTCTTCTCATCAGGTAGGGCAAGCCTGGGTCATAACCTATGATCTATCGATAAAATATGAAATACCGGTCATTTTTGTCATCTGAAAATATGCTAATTGTGTACATTTTTGTATACATTTGTATATTTGTCACCCAGTATCATTTTCAAAACACTTTTGTCCTGGCCTTTTATCTCAGAATAGTTAAGACAGAAGACATGTATGAGAGTGACAAACAGGAATGCACCATCTCCATCTCCGGAGCTGCTGACGACACAGACGAGGATTAGAATGTTAGACCAAGACCCTTTAGACCTAAGCCCTAGCGCTTCCAACCACAAATGTATTCTACACCAACCCCCTCGGATAATGGTCTTCAGGATCAGGACGCCTATGGTCCTCTTCTGTGTGTCTCTGGCTGCACTAAACTCTCTGAGCCTCACACTGCCTTTCTGTTAGCCTTTAACTTCCCTGTGTCTTagaaccatctctctatataagcaacaacaacaaaaaaaacactcaAAAAAAGCAATTACCATATTTTCTCTTGATGTGGTCATTTCAGAGAGTATACCTGTATTTGGGTTATTCTGTTAAATAATACGGCAATTAAGTCTATGTACTAATGCATGCCATTTATTCCATGTAACTGGAGggtttttataataataataataatatatgccatttagcagacgcttttatccaaagcgacttacagtcatgcgtgcatacattctacgtatgggtgaggATAAGATCTAAAAAGAAATGCAGAACAAGTTTGATGTCAGTTTCACTTTCATATCTTTACTCTTGGTGTTGAACAATTACATAGCAGCACAGTCTTTCCAGTTGAGATCTGTTCATAGCAGTGCAGTTACTCAGATATGAACAGAAATGCTAAATTGATCGACAATAATAACCGGTAATGTAAACACTTATAATTACATGGGAATAGTACAAAACAAATACATTGACTGGATTAAGGTTGGGTAAGAAGGGGggttacattttatttaaccttatttaGCATATGCTCTCTTCACATTTACTGAAATCAATCACATTTTCCAGACTAATAGAAAAGTAGCAATAATACAGTATTAAATGCAGTATACCGTATAAAATGATTTGGCACCTGATAAAAAGGCTACAAAATGGGACTGGATTCAGGAAGTGTGGTCCATCTTCAGGAGATTAATGGATTTTTCATTAGACTTAAAttgcatagtgtgtgtgttttataacgATTTAGgctcctctcctactcctccaGCGAGGCGGTACACTGCCAGGCTAACTTCATGTGCCAGGGCATCGGCACTCtcctgaaacacacagaaacacattaccatcaccaccatcagacagtgagagacagaaaaagaaagTGCAAAGAAAGTTAAAGGCATAATGAGTGAACATGGAAGGTGAATTGAGTGGCTCACTATCACTCCATGTCTCAGCCTCTCAGTCCCACCTGTGTGTCTGCCTCGGCGTACACTCGGACCACATCCTCTGTGCCAGAGGGACGGACAAAGGAGCGTGCCCGTCTGTACTTCTTCACCCGGCTGTCTATGGCCTCCTGCAGACCTGCTGGActcactgttctcctctctgcaTCTGTAGTGTCAATCACCCGCCGGTCTGCCACCTATAGGCCGCACAACAACACTGCAACTGTGAGGCACTGGGATGAACTGTGTTAAAACATATGTACTAGTTTCCTTTTAATATACAGTCATTTATAGAAACATACGATGCAACTCCCTGAgtgctgcacacacacaaacacacaccttgaCTTTGAGCTGTCTGTTGGGCAGGTCTGTGTAGATGGCATCCCATTGTTGTACTGTCATCCCTCTGATGGCTAACACAGCCTCAATCAGCAGCATGTCAGAGATAGCATCTCCTACAGtcttacagagagagggagagaaaaaaaatgtaaataatgcaCACAGAATTTGACCCTTCATTGCAATGACTGTGTGTAGTCCCTGAATTGCTAAAATGGTTGACTGTGGGTGTTTCGCAATATGCATATTACAGTGCTGCACACTCATGTGCCGAGTGCATTCTCAGAGGACATTCTCTTGAGTATGTTCTTGTGAGGACGGGAGCGTGGAGAATACATGAAACATTACATTTGAGAAGCACTCgcacttcccctactgtattacctcacaccgCCCCTCCCCCATTCACTGCACCTtcttccagccaggacaatggCACCAATAGATGAAAcaagatatacacaaagcaaaCGTTTTACTTTATAACTATCAGCTAGCTATATGTCAATAGTAATAATCTAGCTAACCAGATTAAGTTTATTCACGTGAAAAACATGTCAACAGTCAGACGTCTACAGCGGGTGGTCCCTAAAACGCTGTTGTGCTGAACGATCGGCAGACCAACGCTAGAGCCACATTCGGTACGATGTGTGTGAGCCTTAAGaactgaaatttcagcctgttttggtgggatggagttttggcctgcctggtgacatcaccagaaAATGTGTTAATGGACCAATAATAAAGGcaattccaaacctctctgccaatagatgggttggttgtttagcaacaagtGTGCAAATATGGGGCAAAAACaacagggttggcttagattgttgacaacatgtaaactatattttgcctccaatgtttattgaataAATTGCACATGAGCACTTGTTTTATATgaaatacattgttacagttgttggttagctagcaagtgaATTGTTTAAATATTAGCATAGAGGTGAcgtcagtcaaaacacctcaaaacaaatCAAGGTATCAAGAACAAGAAAACACTTACGTTcccacatggcagtttcttgtcattgttgctagctatctggtcatccagaatcacaacaacacatgGACTTTtgtcccatttaaaaaaaatgtattttaccttaatttaactaggcaagtcagtcaagaacaaattcttcatttacaatgacggcctaggaacagtgggttaactggtctaggaacagtgggttaactggtctaggaacagtgggttaactgccttgttcaggggcagaacaacagatttttaccttgtcagctcggggattcaatctagcaacctttcagttactggcccaacgctctaaccactaggctacctgccgccccatcgaAGTATGCACATCATTTTTTGTGACGTTCTCAGCTAAGCCGTCTATAACAGCTAGCtgtcagttttcccctccccaatcagaccactcccagacagtcggAAAAAAAAAATCTTGAGAATTTGCTTAGATAAGAAACTGTTTGTTTTaaatgaaaatggttaaaaacaaacaatcacagtaaggcacgtcattgttacccagaaatgatttgatattgagataaaaacagctgcattggacctttaacataTCAAGATAAAATACTGTAGTcaggcaacatatgagatgtgAATAGGCAATATTTCATTCAGAAGTCAGAGTTTATTTTCTCTTGCATCAGCCCAAATAATATCTACCAGCGGTTGTGTTATctttcttaacggacttgcctagttaaataataatgCTTAGAAATGTGCACAAGCGGATTACGCATCTAAGAAGTGCCCTCCGTGCTTTTATTTGGACTCCGACTGATGCATGCTCCAATTTCCGTGCTCGGACCGTGGTACTGTATTATGCATATTTAGAAACATCCTGTGTTGACCTGACAATGTGTGGCCATACCTGGTTGATGAGGTTGACCGTGTTCTGCAGTAGAAGTGcagctctcctcctctcgtcGTTGGTGTTGGAGTCCTGGGCTAGCTTCTGAATCTTCTCCTCTGCTGCTTTACTGAACAGAACCTGAGACGGGACCACAACATAACCATAGTCAGACGGGCGGCCATTGATTGCGTGCTTTCAGTGCGAGTGTGTATTTGTATGTGGCTTACTCACAGTCCCGTGGCCGTTAGCCTCAAAGTAAACACCAATGTCAAACTCCTGGGCTGCATGGTGAAGGTGTTTCACTCCTGTCTTGGTACACCTCACGATTACctgggaagagggaggagaggtcagCACTGATCGCATGTGTGTGTTGGAAAGACTGAGGAGTGTGTGTCCACACCTTCATGGTATCTTCCAGGTATTGTGTAGAGCTGCCGTTAGCGTACGCTGTCTGCACCACGGCTATCTGCAGGTCAAGACCAGCCTGCacaaacccaaacacacacaggggGAACACAGGTTAGTGTGTGCACACTTCTGAATGAGGATGGTACCGAGTCCGTGTGTGTTATGTAGGGGCGTGTTTAAGCATCATTCATcttggttaacccagaactaatgTCTTGCGTAATTAGTCAGCTGCTCGATTAAGTTCTGAGTCCATACAGAAGCAATGAAGAAATGCTAAACGAGGAGCAGAACCGGAACAAGTAGCTCCACCCTCTGTCTTCGCAAGCTATGGGCCGAATGACACCTCCCCTTCCAAATTTCAAAAGATGCTAACACCTGCGAAATCGTGATTTGTCCAAATAACCAGTGATGAAAAACCCAAGCCCCGGGACTATTGCTGCTCGTTAGCGAACGGTGCTCATAGTATAGAGACAGATCGACGGTACCACTTATGTTTACTGCAGTCTGCCCACCAGAGATTAAAGCATCCAAGGTAAGTATAacaagtgtgtgagtgtgtgtgcatatacTTGTGTGAGCAGTTCTTTGAGGTAGGTGCTGATGAGAGTGGCAATCTTGTCTCCATCTAGCAGATGGAATCTCCCTGCAGAGCCGCTGTAGTAATAAACTATACGATCAGCATCGCCATCATAGGAACAGCAACGCTCCCCAGCAGTCATCTCCACccctagagagagcgagagacgacagagagagagagagagagagagagagaggaaaaaatagAGAAGTAGAAGGGTCAGAGCCATCCACTTCAGGAGTCTGGCTGTGGCCTACAGTATTTATTACATGTAACTCATTGAGATGTCTTCCCTCTGGTTGCCAAACATGGAAACTATAATATAACAATCCTGACTGTCCTGCGTTTCATAATGAGACATAGCAGGTCTGTTTATCAGTCACCTGTAGTCTGAGACACACTCATGAGTCAAAGTTCAGTGTCGGCCTCACAGTGCATTAGGACACACCAAGAGGTGAGCCCTACCTCAATAACAGCAGtccctgtgtagctcagttggtagagcatggagcttgcaAATACAGGGTTGTGGGTTGAATACCCACGGGGGACAGTTTGAGAAAAAACTATGAACATGTATGCACTTGctaatgtaagtcgctctggataagaccgtctgctaaatgactaacgtAAATCATCTTAAGTAGCTTCCTCTCCTTGTTTCTTGTTCTTTCCCTATACAGATCTGAAATGTAAAGTGACAGTGGCAAGTGGATATTCTCCATATAGCTTTCACTTGACTTACCCCATCTCTTCACAGCAATACAGATGCCATGCAAATAAAATACTGGAAACTGGGCGAGGATGCTATTTGTGGTCTATTGAGAGGCACacatggagagaaaagagaccagGAGAGGTCTGCTGGTCTGCAGTCGCACCTTTGGGAGCTCTCTGCTGTACTTTGACGTAGTCGGCTCCACACAGGTGGTTGAGTTTCCCGCTGGAGCCGTCGTTGAAGAGGGACAGCTGCAGCTCGTTCTTCAGGTAGGTCTCCATCTCACACACCTTCAGAGCCCCGATACCATTAGCGCCGTCCACCAGCAGGGCCTTCTGATCATCTGTACGGTTAGGCACCTGGAGAGAGGGGGCGGAATGGGTAACATTATTTTTCATGAACAATCATTTAACTGCTTGAAAATGTGTATACATGATTTATAAAATAATATACATGCTTATAACTGCTTAcaaatgtgtgtatgtgattaTAAATGATAGAATACAAATGTTTTATGTATAGTCATGCTTATTAAATGGAGGTTATTATAGTgttacaaacagacagagaggtgatGTAGTCTTACGTTCTTAGTGAGCTGGATGAAAGCCTGGGAGAGTTTCCGGTAGTAACCTTTGACAGTGGCTTCACCATAGCGACCCTGGGTGTTCTGACAGCATACCATGTAGTGCAGCTGGGGTGTCGTCACCAAGCCATAGTCTGATCGACAGGGAAAGATACCAATCAGTCatttacaaaaaataaataataaccaaTAATCAATCACACACCAAGGTGTAGTCGAATAAGAATGACAGAAGGATTGACATAATAGACAGCTAAGGAAACCTAAGAGTTAACGCACCTTTACTGTGGCCTCCCAGGGCATGGACTCCATCCAGTACTGCCTGTGATAGGCTGTCACTACTGGGCCTGAAGTAACACAACCAATCAGATTAAACGTCTAAGGAGATATCGGAGTTGCCTGACGACTCAAATTGAATTCTTCCTCTGCTGTATGTTCGCTACATAGTTCAGTCTGAGAATTCCATCTATGAAGTTGTTTGTGGTGACGTCAAAATGTTGTACAAAGCAAAGTCATCAGTGACTGGATCATATCTAACCAAtgagagtatcaaagccaatgacacaTTTTTAGACGCCGCTTTACCCACGTGTGTTCTGGCCCAACCCAttggtttctgggaccaatcagaacggtTGCATTAATTTGCATCACCCGGTGCCACATGTGGAAAGAGTTTACATATTTAAGACCATTCCATTGGTCCTAAAGTTAAATCTCCACCCACCCAGGACACCGGGTGATGCAAAAGGAACTCACCCGTTATATTGATATTCATGGTTATAGTTTAGTTTCTAGAGAATGCAAACACCCCAGTACCTGGTGTCTTTGCCCACGAACACGCTGGCCTCTTGGGCCATGCTGAtggcctctctctctatgacGTCTTTCAGAGCGGTGAGTAGCTCCTCCTGCTCTGCGTTGGCCAGCTGGGTGGCATAGACCTCCCACGCAGGGGTCACCATCTCCCCCATGGGGTCCACCAGCTTCACCCCGTTATCCTCCTGGAGAGGGGGTGATATAGTggataggaagggagaggtggagagacagaaagaaggggTATGATGAGAAGAATAGGTAAATGGAGGGTGAGGTaaatgggggggagagagagagagagaaacatggataTTGTGTAATTCAGAAAAGCAATAGTTTACCTGAAACCAAATCAATACTAGACAACCTTCCTCTAATAATATCTGAAAATCGGCCCTGAGAGCACACCAGAATAAAACACCAGAGACTATCAGTTAAAGAGAAGCCACACAAACACAGTGAATGATTAATAGGCTACTGAATGCACTTCATGTTTTGTTCACCTCAGGGTTGTGTGACGCAGTGACCATGACTCCGATGGTGGCCTTAGTCTTCTTGGAGCGGAGTGTGGCCAGTAAACCCATTCGGAACATGACATGGTCTAACTGCTTAGAGTTGGTGCGGAACCCAGCAGTACCATACTGTAGGACCAACCCTACAGGTTTAGGGTGGACAGCAGACTTCTGGGATACTTCCTCAAACTGGACCATTCCTGAAACACATAACAGGGAAACAAAGGGAATGTCCTGATAGTCTGAAGTTGGTTCCTTTCTCCAGCTCCTCTCCTTCATAACATGTAGTTTATAGTCGTCAAGGGGCTAAACATGTTAGGAATCCCAAAGAATCATCATGATCTGATATTCATTCTGAACACATTACAATAATAACGACGACAGCAATACACCTTTGTAAACACTATTACAATATTTGATCTGTCAATTTAATGAGGTGACTGAGAAAACATGTTAATCATGCATTCGTCGTTAATCCACCATAAACCTATGCCCTACTAGGACATAATTTACGGGTCAAAGGTGTAACGTTGTCTGTGCTGAACATTGATGTCAACCAGCTAGCTACTGCAGAAACATGATTGAGCTCCTCTGACATACGTGCAGCGTAATTTACTTGTTAAACGATCAATAGAATACATACTATTCATTTCTAAATACTTACTAAACTGATCAATTgtttttctttcacttacttgcagTTGTTCAAGAAGAAGCTACCAAGGAAGTGGAGTGAATGGAAAGCTTCCTGATTCTCCTGGCGACGTGGCTGCGGTTCAGGGTACGTCACGTGACCACGCCCTTCAACTGTGGTGCGCTGCTACTTGGAACGAACCCAATAATCTGAGCACATGAACTGGGCGGATTACACATTCTGTTTTGATGCATTTATTCAGTGGCCACCGTTTTAGACGACGATTTCAAACAAGAACAATTAGTAGGTTTGTTTTTCCAATGTTTTTTTCCCCAAGACAAATAAATACGGTATACTTTTAATCATAGAGACTTTAATAAAGTGCCTAGAATAAATGTATATAATAAAATGCAGTTATTGTCTATTATATTATCTTGTTCTGTATAGCCTTTGCAACAAACGGCAGACAACGCTACTTTACTTATAAGTGGTCGAGGCAATACAATTATGCTAATATATTGCGTTATAGGCTACAGTGTGCGTCAAAATTTCAACGACCAGGCACGGCTACAGTAATAATGAGAAAGTAGTTTAATTGAGAGAGTAGCGTCATGAGGGCACCTGCCATTTGGAAAATATAGGCTAATCCCTGTGCGCAGTGTGTTCGAACCTGGCTTCTA is from Oncorhynchus gorbuscha isolate QuinsamMale2020 ecotype Even-year linkage group LG14, OgorEven_v1.0, whole genome shotgun sequence and encodes:
- the pgm3 gene encoding phosphoacetylglucosamine mutase, coding for MVQFEEVSQKSAVHPKPVGLVLQYGTAGFRTNSKQLDHVMFRMGLLATLRSKKTKATIGVMVTASHNPEEDNGVKLVDPMGEMVTPAWEVYATQLANAEQEELLTALKDVIEREAISMAQEASVFVGKDTRPSSDSLSQAVLDGVHALGGHSKDYGLVTTPQLHYMVCCQNTQGRYGEATVKGYYRKLSQAFIQLTKNVPNRTDDQKALLVDGANGIGALKVCEMETYLKNELQLSLFNDGSSGKLNHLCGADYVKVQQRAPKGVEMTAGERCCSYDGDADRIVYYYSGSAGRFHLLDGDKIATLISTYLKELLTQAGLDLQIAVVQTAYANGSSTQYLEDTMKVIVRCTKTGVKHLHHAAQEFDIGVYFEANGHGTVLFSKAAEEKIQKLAQDSNTNDERRRAALLLQNTVNLINQTVGDAISDMLLIEAVLAIRGMTVQQWDAIYTDLPNRQLKVKVADRRVIDTTDAERRTVSPAGLQEAIDSRVKKYRRARSFVRPSGTEDVVRVYAEADTQESADALAHEVSLAVYRLAGGVGEEPKSL